TTCCTACACGAGCCTTTCTCCAGTGTGGCCGCCACCTGCCAGACCCCCAAAAAAGCCTGCAAGAATGGCGAGAAAAACTGCCACCAGAGCCACGGGCCCGTGTCCCTGACCATGTGTAAGCTCACCTCAGGGAAGTATCCGAACTGCAGGTACAAAGAGAAGCGACAGAACAAGTCTTACATAGTGGCCTGTAAGCCTCCCCAGAAAAACGACTCTCAGAAATTCCACCTGGTTCCTGTGCACTTGGACAGAGTCCTTTAGGTTTCCAGACTGCCTTGCTCTTTGGCTGAGCTTCAATTCCCTCTCCAGGCCTCTGCACCACTCTGCTACACCCAGAGCATTCTCTTCCCCTCATCTCTTGGGGCTCTTC
The genomic region above belongs to Pongo pygmaeus isolate AG05252 chromosome 15, NHGRI_mPonPyg2-v2.0_pri, whole genome shotgun sequence and contains:
- the LOC129013287 gene encoding ribonuclease 7; translation: MAPARAGFCPLLLLLLLGLWVAEIPVSAKPKGMTSSQWFKIQHVQPSPQACNSAMKNINKHTKRCKDLNTFLHEPFSSVAATCQTPKKACKNGEKNCHQSHGPVSLTMCKLTSGKYPNCRYKEKRQNKSYIVACKPPQKNDSQKFHLVPVHLDRVL